The following proteins are co-located in the Nocardia bhagyanarayanae genome:
- a CDS encoding FHA domain-containing protein FhaB/FipA translates to MQGLILQLTRAGFLLLLWLFVWAVLRTLRSDIYAASGIRIQPRAARGSAVLPSFSRGQKGAKYLVVTQGSLAGTRISLGTQPVLIGRADDSTLVLTDDYASTRHARLSPRGDDWYVEDLGSTNGTYLDRAKVTTAVRVPLGTPVRVGKTVIELRS, encoded by the coding sequence GTGCAGGGACTGATCCTGCAATTGACCCGTGCGGGGTTCCTGCTGCTGTTGTGGCTGTTCGTGTGGGCGGTACTGCGGACCTTGCGCAGCGACATCTACGCGGCATCCGGCATACGGATCCAGCCCAGGGCCGCACGCGGTTCCGCGGTGCTGCCTTCCTTCAGCCGAGGCCAGAAGGGCGCCAAATATCTTGTGGTGACTCAAGGTTCACTCGCCGGCACCCGCATCTCACTCGGCACCCAACCGGTGCTGATCGGGCGTGCGGACGATTCGACGCTGGTGCTCACCGATGATTACGCCTCCACCCGACACGCACGGCTGTCCCCGCGTGGTGACGACTGGTACGTCGAAGACCTCGGCTCGACCAACGGCACCTACCTGGACCGCGCGAAGGTCACCACCGCCGTGCGGGTTCCGCTCGGCACTCCCGTCCGTGTCGGCAAAACAGTGATCGAGCTCCGATCGTGA
- a CDS encoding PP2C family protein-serine/threonine phosphatase, with translation MTLVLRYAARSDRGLVRGNNEDSVYAGARLLALADGMGGHAAGEVASQLMIAALAHLDDDEPGDDLLGKLDAATRSGNAAIADQVEEEPELDGMGTTLTAILFAGKKLGLVHIGDSRAYLLRGGELAQITRDDTFVQSLVDEGRITPEQAHTHPQRSLIMRALTGNEIEPTLIMREARAGDRYLLCSDGLSDVVSDETIANTMREGSTDECADRLIELALRSGGPDNVTVVVADVIDLDYGQSHPIVAGAASGQDEDTPPPNTAAGRAAAMRPPRAAPPRRAAAPEPPPPSKSHRLRWILLAVALVVAVAVGLLVGYKMIRNNYYVGADNGQVVIMRGLPGSVLGYSIHDVDTVGCVDRGGDLTIVKSGSDLPSGCRQLRVSDLEQTGRDKVNAGLPPGSLGKAEEQMRLLAQQELLPPCPARETTPPPQPGVPQPGVVPPGEPAPVPVAPTTTPNPAPTTDPGDTRGTDANPPTKVEQAPTTTPAPNPQISGENCRVTD, from the coding sequence GTGACACTCGTTCTCCGCTACGCAGCGCGCAGCGACCGCGGTCTGGTCCGAGGCAACAACGAAGATTCCGTCTACGCGGGCGCCCGCCTGCTCGCGCTGGCCGACGGCATGGGCGGGCACGCGGCGGGTGAGGTCGCGTCGCAGTTGATGATCGCCGCGCTGGCGCATCTCGACGACGACGAGCCCGGCGACGATCTGCTCGGCAAGCTCGACGCGGCGACGCGGTCGGGCAACGCCGCCATCGCCGATCAGGTCGAGGAGGAGCCCGAGCTCGACGGCATGGGCACCACGCTCACCGCGATCCTGTTCGCGGGCAAGAAGCTCGGGCTGGTGCACATCGGCGACTCGCGCGCCTACCTGTTGCGCGGCGGCGAGCTCGCGCAGATCACCCGCGACGACACCTTCGTCCAGTCGCTGGTGGACGAGGGCCGGATCACGCCCGAGCAGGCGCACACCCACCCGCAGCGTTCGCTGATCATGCGCGCCCTCACCGGCAACGAGATCGAGCCGACGCTGATCATGCGCGAGGCCCGCGCCGGCGACCGCTATCTGCTCTGCTCGGACGGTCTCTCCGACGTGGTGAGCGACGAGACCATCGCCAACACCATGCGCGAGGGCAGCACGGACGAGTGCGCCGACCGCCTGATCGAACTCGCGCTGCGCAGCGGCGGTCCCGACAACGTCACCGTGGTGGTGGCCGACGTCATCGATCTGGACTACGGCCAGAGCCACCCGATCGTGGCGGGCGCGGCCTCCGGTCAGGACGAGGACACCCCGCCGCCGAACACCGCCGCCGGTCGCGCCGCGGCCATGCGTCCGCCGCGCGCCGCACCGCCACGCCGGGCCGCCGCACCGGAACCGCCGCCGCCGAGCAAATCGCATCGGCTGCGTTGGATCCTGCTCGCGGTCGCGCTGGTGGTCGCCGTCGCCGTCGGTCTGCTGGTCGGCTACAAGATGATCCGCAACAACTACTACGTGGGCGCGGACAACGGCCAGGTCGTGATCATGCGCGGGCTGCCGGGTTCGGTGCTCGGGTATTCGATCCACGACGTGGACACGGTCGGCTGCGTCGACCGCGGTGGAGACCTGACCATCGTCAAGTCCGGATCGGATCTGCCCTCCGGCTGCCGCCAGCTGCGGGTCAGCGATCTCGAGCAGACCGGTCGCGACAAGGTCAACGCGGGCCTGCCGCCCGGTTCCCTCGGCAAGGCCGAGGAGCAGATGCGGCTGCTCGCCCAGCAGGAGCTGCTGCCGCCGTGCCCGGCACGGGAAACGACCCCGCCGCCGCAGCCCGGCGTGCCGCAGCCCGGTGTCGTGCCGCCCGGCGAGCCCGCGCCGGTTCCGGTCGCGCCGACCACCACGCCGAACCCCGCACCGACCACCGACCCGGGTGACACCAGGGGCACCGACGCCAACCCGCCAACGAAGGTGGAGCAGGCGCCGACGACGACCCCGGCGCCGAACCCCCAGATCTCGGGGGAGAACTGCCGGGTGACGGACTGA
- a CDS encoding FtsW/RodA/SpoVE family cell cycle protein yields the protein MSAPAPPSAGAFPSPPGGFAPAPPPSTRRNAELLLLAFAALITTVSLFLVEASQEQSVTWDIAKYGLAFLALFGIAHLAVRRFAPFADPLLLPIVALLNGLGLVLIHRLDLGAAQNAKFNSDPIPSPDANQQILWTALGMVVFVTLLIVLRDYRTLARYSYTLGLVGLVALMIPALLPSAYSETNGSKIWIRLPGFSVQPGEFAKILLIIFFASVLVAKRDLFTTAGRHMLGMEFPRARDLGPILVVWVVCIAVLVFEKDLGTSLLIFSTVLVMLYIATERVGWLIIGGSLLVVGFVFAYQAFSHVRVRTNTWLDPFADYHNTGYQISQSLFGLATGGLAGTGLGSGRPNQVPFANTDFIVTTIGEELGLIGLTAVLILFLVFVVRGLRTALAVRDSFGKLLAAGLSFTIAVQLFVVVGGVTKLIPLTGLTTPFMSYGGSSLLANYALLALLIKVSDAARAPAPARKKDPAPIADAPTELLRRSESRPQE from the coding sequence ATGTCCGCACCGGCACCACCGTCCGCGGGGGCCTTCCCGAGTCCCCCGGGCGGGTTCGCTCCAGCACCGCCTCCGTCCACCAGACGCAACGCCGAACTGCTTCTGCTCGCGTTCGCCGCGCTGATCACGACCGTCTCGCTGTTCCTCGTCGAGGCCAGCCAGGAACAGTCCGTCACCTGGGACATCGCCAAGTACGGCCTCGCCTTCCTCGCTCTGTTCGGCATCGCGCACCTGGCCGTGCGCCGGTTCGCGCCGTTCGCCGATCCGCTGCTGCTGCCGATCGTCGCGCTGCTCAACGGTCTGGGCCTGGTGCTGATCCACCGCCTCGATCTCGGCGCGGCGCAGAACGCGAAGTTCAATTCCGACCCGATCCCCTCCCCCGACGCCAACCAGCAGATCCTGTGGACCGCGCTCGGCATGGTGGTCTTCGTCACGCTGCTGATCGTCCTGCGCGATTACCGCACGCTGGCTCGCTACAGCTACACGCTCGGCTTGGTCGGGCTGGTCGCGCTGATGATTCCGGCGCTGCTGCCGAGCGCGTACTCGGAGACCAACGGTTCGAAGATCTGGATCAGGCTGCCCGGCTTCAGCGTGCAGCCCGGCGAGTTCGCCAAGATCCTGCTGATCATCTTCTTCGCCTCGGTGCTCGTCGCCAAGCGCGACCTGTTCACCACCGCCGGACGGCACATGCTCGGCATGGAGTTCCCGCGCGCCCGCGACCTCGGCCCGATCCTGGTGGTCTGGGTGGTGTGCATCGCGGTGCTCGTCTTCGAGAAGGACCTCGGCACCTCACTGCTGATCTTCAGCACGGTGCTCGTGATGCTCTACATCGCGACCGAGCGGGTGGGCTGGCTGATCATCGGCGGCAGCCTGCTCGTCGTCGGATTCGTGTTCGCCTACCAGGCGTTCAGCCACGTGCGGGTGCGCACCAACACCTGGCTCGACCCGTTCGCGGATTACCACAACACCGGTTACCAGATCTCGCAGTCGCTGTTCGGCCTTGCCACCGGCGGGCTCGCGGGCACCGGCCTCGGCAGCGGGCGGCCGAACCAGGTGCCGTTCGCCAACACCGACTTCATCGTCACCACCATCGGTGAGGAGCTGGGCCTGATCGGGCTCACCGCGGTGCTGATCCTGTTCTTGGTCTTCGTGGTGCGCGGTCTGCGCACCGCGCTCGCCGTGCGCGACAGCTTCGGCAAGCTGCTGGCGGCCGGGCTCTCGTTCACCATCGCCGTCCAGCTGTTCGTCGTGGTCGGCGGCGTCACCAAGCTGATCCCGCTGACCGGTCTCACCACGCCGTTCATGTCGTACGGCGGTTCCTCGCTCTTGGCCAACTACGCGTTGCTCGCGCTGCTGATCAAGGTCTCCGACGCGGCTCGCGCACCGGCGCCCGCGCGCAAGAAGGACCCGGCGCCGATCGCGGACGCACCGACCGAGCTGCTGCGCCGCTCGGAATCGAGGCCGCAGGAATGA